Part of the Aquimarina sp. TRL1 genome, ATCTGCTCACAGAACTCCTGATAAACTTTTTGACTATGGAAAAAATGCCCATACCAGAGGAATCAATGTCATTATAGCAGGAGCTGGAGGCGCAGCACATCTTCCTGGAATGGTTGCTTCCTTATCTCCATTACCAGTTATCGGGGTTCCTGTAAAATCGAGAAATTCGATCGATGGATGGGATTCTGTATTATCTATATTACAAATGCCTGGAGGGGTTCCTGTAGCTACAGTAGCTCTTGACGGAGCGCTTAATGCAGGGATATTAGCTGCTCAGATTATTGGAGCAACTGATAAATGTGTTTTGGACAAAGTTCAGATATATAAAGAAGGGCTAAAACAAAAGGTTATAAAAGGAG contains:
- the purE gene encoding 5-(carboxyamino)imidazole ribonucleotide mutase — protein: MSKVGIIMGSTSDMPIMEKAIEVLKGFDIEVEVDIVSAHRTPDKLFDYGKNAHTRGINVIIAGAGGAAHLPGMVASLSPLPVIGVPVKSRNSIDGWDSVLSILQMPGGVPVATVALDGALNAGILAAQIIGATDKCVLDKVQIYKEGLKQKVIKGAKEIQQ